One genomic region from uncultured Cohaesibacter sp. encodes:
- a CDS encoding branched-chain amino acid aminotransferase, translating into MAEFSQTWTWYKGEWLEGNPAMMGPRAHAFWQGSTVFDGARYFEGVMPDLDRHCERINRSCETLLMKPTMKTGEIMELAAEGCQKFGGRAVYIRPTYWGLGSLASVINVDPDDIEFCLTLFDAEMPDPNNGTRVTTTKFRRPTLETMPTNAKASGLYINNARCLKEAMDKGFDNAIVCDMLGNVAELASANFFIVKDGIVKTSVPNGSFLNGITRQRTIQLLRDAGETVVECSLTLDDCREADEMFSTGNYSKVVPILAFDDRQYDHGPIAKKARELYWEFAFKK; encoded by the coding sequence ATGGCAGAATTTTCACAAACCTGGACTTGGTATAAAGGCGAATGGCTCGAAGGCAACCCGGCGATGATGGGCCCGCGCGCGCACGCATTCTGGCAGGGCTCGACCGTATTTGACGGTGCCCGCTATTTCGAAGGCGTGATGCCCGATCTTGATCGCCACTGTGAGCGTATCAATCGCTCTTGCGAAACCCTTCTCATGAAGCCGACCATGAAGACCGGCGAAATCATGGAACTGGCTGCTGAAGGTTGTCAGAAATTTGGCGGTCGCGCCGTTTATATTCGCCCGACCTATTGGGGCCTTGGCAGCCTGGCGTCCGTGATCAATGTGGATCCCGACGACATTGAATTCTGCCTGACGCTGTTTGATGCTGAGATGCCGGATCCGAACAATGGCACCCGTGTGACCACCACCAAATTCCGTCGTCCGACTCTTGAGACAATGCCGACCAACGCCAAGGCATCCGGTCTTTACATCAACAATGCCCGCTGCTTGAAAGAAGCCATGGACAAGGGCTTTGACAATGCCATTGTCTGCGACATGCTTGGCAACGTGGCTGAACTGGCATCCGCCAACTTCTTCATCGTCAAGGATGGTATCGTCAAGACCTCTGTTCCCAACGGCAGCTTCCTGAATGGTATTACCCGTCAGCGCACAATTCAGTTGCTGCGCGATGCTGGTGAAACCGTTGTCGAATGCTCTTTGACCCTTGATGATTGTCGCGAAGCGGATGAAATGTTCTCGACCGGCAACTACTCCAAAGTTGTTCCGATCCTCGCATTTGATGATCGCCAGTATGATCATGGTCCGATCGCCAAAAAGGCACGCGAACTTTACTGGGAATTTGCATTCAAAAAGTGA
- a CDS encoding superoxide dismutase — protein MAFELPELPYAYDALGDFMSAETLEFHHDKHHMAYVTNGNNLLKDSGLEGKNLEDVIKESFGKNAGLFNNAAQHYNHVHFWKWMKPVAKEGGVPGALAAKIDEDLGGMDKFRADFINAGVTQFGSGWAWLALVDGKLAVTKTPNGENPLVHGGTPLLGCDVWEHSYYIDYRNARPKYLEAWFDNLVNWEYVAELLEAAS, from the coding sequence ATGGCTTTTGAACTTCCCGAACTTCCATATGCCTATGACGCTCTTGGCGATTTCATGTCTGCAGAGACCCTCGAATTCCACCATGACAAGCACCATATGGCGTACGTTACCAACGGCAACAACCTTCTCAAGGATTCCGGTCTGGAAGGCAAAAACCTTGAAGACGTAATCAAGGAAAGCTTCGGCAAAAATGCCGGTCTCTTCAACAACGCCGCTCAGCATTACAACCATGTTCATTTCTGGAAATGGATGAAACCTGTTGCCAAGGAAGGCGGCGTTCCGGGCGCTCTGGCAGCCAAGATCGACGAAGATCTCGGCGGTATGGACAAGTTCCGTGCTGACTTTATCAATGCTGGTGTTACACAGTTTGGTTCTGGCTGGGCATGGCTGGCTCTGGTAGACGGCAAGCTTGCTGTGACCAAGACCCCGAATGGCGAAAACCCGCTGGTTCATGGTGGCACACCACTGCTTGGCTGCGACGTTTGGGAACATTCCTACTATATCGACTATCGCAACGCGCGCCCGAAATATCTTGAGGCCTGGTTCGACAATCTGGTCAATTGGGAATATGTGGCAGAGCTTCTCGAAGCCGCTTCCTGA
- a CDS encoding glycosyltransferase: protein MQTMDSHVNPEQPRKSLLFFAPERKDAAILEAYDIYLHHLTHSKRFDITIMAPNGSPFAEDARSMGYNMYPVSDFSRKLLQRTPQLWPILTATRRFRFDFAISHEAFACRGLGQIARKVIGVCHDDMLEGFKHANRLVTLTSGVAEEAEHLFEGEIPVDIMPYPYETQFSEIKPLPSAEDTPLTIGASGPFEEGDGLGTFLHAAQLLHQSSPDAKFVIAGQGPLEHELKELADHIAPFVEFMGPMDAAEMAEAFDLYCVAAANAPYSFSLCQMMDAGIACVSSCASGPMDILKGGMVAPLVPIGDAFLLAVKLQELLEDRPQINRIKQACFERVREEDFSPKIFEEKLISLFGMEQKASSRID, encoded by the coding sequence ATGCAGACGATGGATAGTCACGTCAATCCCGAGCAGCCGCGCAAATCACTGCTGTTTTTTGCGCCAGAGCGGAAGGATGCGGCAATTCTGGAAGCCTATGACATCTATCTGCATCACCTGACCCATTCCAAGCGCTTTGACATCACCATTATGGCACCCAATGGTTCTCCATTTGCCGAGGATGCGCGTTCTATGGGCTACAATATGTATCCCGTCTCGGATTTCTCCCGAAAGCTGCTTCAGCGCACGCCGCAACTCTGGCCTATTCTGACAGCAACGCGTCGCTTTCGCTTCGACTTTGCCATCAGCCATGAAGCCTTTGCCTGTCGTGGATTGGGGCAGATCGCACGCAAGGTCATCGGTGTCTGCCATGACGATATGCTTGAGGGGTTTAAGCATGCCAACCGTCTGGTCACCCTGACATCAGGCGTTGCAGAAGAGGCGGAGCATTTGTTCGAGGGCGAAATCCCTGTCGATATTATGCCCTACCCTTACGAAACCCAGTTTTCGGAAATCAAGCCTCTGCCTTCGGCTGAGGACACCCCCTTGACGATTGGAGCAAGCGGCCCCTTTGAAGAAGGAGACGGACTGGGCACCTTCCTTCATGCAGCCCAGCTACTGCATCAGAGCAGCCCGGATGCTAAATTTGTCATCGCCGGGCAAGGTCCGCTAGAGCATGAACTGAAGGAGCTGGCCGATCATATCGCACCCTTTGTTGAATTTATGGGCCCGATGGACGCGGCAGAAATGGCTGAGGCCTTCGATCTCTATTGTGTTGCAGCAGCCAATGCCCCCTATTCCTTTTCCCTCTGTCAGATGATGGATGCAGGCATCGCTTGCGTTTCTTCTTGCGCCAGTGGGCCGATGGATATTCTGAAAGGTGGCATGGTTGCGCCACTGGTTCCCATCGGTGATGCGTTTCTACTCGCTGTCAAGCTTCAGGAGCTATTGGAAGATCGCCCCCAGATCAACAGAATCAAACAGGCCTGTTTTGAACGCGTTCGTGAAGAAGATTTTTCTCCAAAAATTTTTGAAGAAAAGCTGATTTCCCTGTTCGGCATGGAACAAAAGGCTTCCTCGCGCATTGATTGA
- a CDS encoding serine hydrolase domain-containing protein: protein MTIAPNWQQAERVAKEISSVWSADEPGGVIVAFDAEGDRVSVAAGLENLSTGKAFSDQSVGRFASITKHLFCTLVLQHPDLLSVDDRLGTHLPELGEPLASVTVGQALDMSGGLPDMRECLSLLGLSVYTETSEEANHAFMARQRRLNFDAGTEVSYSNTGYRLVEMILKRKGVLLRDFLKDMINTELGTAFDAPHVWAEPIKDLCPGYWFDGDKWLQSSAGLQISASGSVATSARDMSKWLRALMAGKGKWAGILDQLSAPRKLKNGTATGYGLGITDTQLGDRVLIGHGGSHPGYKAYIMMDRPTGTGVVFLSNREDVDSRGTASRVMAALLGLPLPKAATTRLPEGLYVADKGPFWLEVADGNATWLDDACALYEEGDSKVSTRSATSQLELEWDREALVGTVGYVPRRLARATAGTVSDQLNGLWRSEEGAFLEISNGRLTMGAGPIRQSAELKALGGGRFLFTIVDSLWTKRVCLNLLGTDRFELALSRARMIEYERVC from the coding sequence ATGACCATTGCTCCAAACTGGCAACAAGCCGAACGAGTCGCCAAAGAAATCAGTTCAGTCTGGAGCGCCGATGAGCCCGGTGGTGTCATTGTGGCTTTCGATGCCGAAGGGGATAGGGTCTCTGTTGCTGCTGGCCTTGAAAATCTCTCCACGGGCAAAGCCTTTTCCGATCAGTCCGTGGGCCGCTTTGCCTCGATTACCAAGCATCTTTTCTGCACTCTGGTTCTTCAGCATCCCGATTTGTTGTCTGTTGATGATCGTCTAGGGACGCATTTGCCTGAGCTTGGAGAGCCACTGGCCAGCGTCACCGTAGGGCAGGCTCTGGATATGAGCGGCGGTCTGCCAGATATGCGTGAATGCCTTTCGCTGCTGGGCCTGTCGGTTTACACAGAGACAAGCGAAGAGGCCAACCATGCCTTCATGGCTCGCCAGAGGCGGCTTAACTTTGATGCCGGTACCGAAGTGTCCTATTCCAATACGGGCTACCGGCTGGTTGAAATGATCCTCAAGCGCAAAGGCGTGCTGCTGCGGGATTTCCTCAAAGATATGATCAATACCGAATTGGGCACCGCTTTTGATGCTCCCCATGTGTGGGCAGAGCCGATCAAGGATCTCTGCCCGGGCTATTGGTTCGATGGTGACAAATGGTTGCAGTCATCTGCCGGATTGCAGATCTCTGCTTCAGGCAGCGTAGCAACATCCGCCAGAGACATGAGCAAATGGCTGCGTGCCCTGATGGCAGGGAAAGGCAAATGGGCCGGTATCCTGGACCAGTTGTCTGCTCCTCGAAAACTCAAAAATGGTACTGCCACCGGCTACGGGCTTGGGATCACGGACACCCAATTGGGAGATCGTGTGCTGATAGGCCATGGCGGCAGCCATCCCGGCTACAAGGCCTATATCATGATGGATCGGCCAACCGGAACAGGCGTTGTTTTTCTCTCGAACAGAGAAGATGTGGACTCGCGCGGTACAGCCTCGCGTGTCATGGCGGCCTTGCTCGGTCTGCCCTTGCCCAAAGCAGCAACAACACGCCTTCCTGAAGGACTATATGTAGCGGACAAAGGCCCATTCTGGCTCGAAGTGGCAGATGGCAACGCGACATGGCTAGATGATGCCTGTGCGCTTTATGAAGAGGGCGATAGCAAAGTGTCCACACGCTCTGCCACATCCCAGTTGGAGCTTGAATGGGATCGTGAGGCCCTCGTGGGAACGGTGGGTTATGTGCCCCGCCGTTTGGCTCGGGCAACGGCTGGCACAGTTTCCGATCAGCTCAATGGTTTGTGGCGCAGCGAAGAAGGGGCGTTTCTGGAGATTTCCAACGGACGCCTCACGATGGGGGCGGGCCCCATTCGCCAGAGCGCAGAGCTCAAGGCTTTGGGCGGTGGGCGCTTTCTGTTTACGATCGTTGACAGTCTTTGGACCAAGCGTGTTTGCTTGAATCTTTTGGGAACGGATCGCTTTGAATTGGCTCTTAGCCGTGCGCGCATGATTGAATATGAGCGCGTTTGCTGA
- a CDS encoding GNAT family N-acetyltransferase, which translates to MPFSDNYEIQTHNEFDFEGEDYRSLFEASNATVFQKPQWLTLIYKRLVSDLQAKPLIISVRKRDTGQLCLLLPLLRTSYLGLACIEPADLGTADYNAIVYDPAFEDELLSDGQISNVLLSLLKPCHLVFFRKMLGDSKMLAHLLGKVTVGDMDSSGHAMPIWAPYDEWRTEILSNKLRTGLRRKHRKLVAIGEVSLRICKEEDDIKAVMKALQDQRRDRYSDDLFLEDSYFEFYSAVALEGVETGLSELSALYVGDDIIGIELGFIHDQCYHFILSGMQGGDYYKMSPGLQLIDYILDHRVALGDTRIDFTIGDEEYKSSFGAKPTRLRLMARPMTLLGRLALKTYMQGGPVKDFAKRLVAMARKK; encoded by the coding sequence GTGCCTTTCAGCGACAACTACGAAATCCAAACCCATAATGAGTTTGATTTCGAAGGCGAAGATTATCGCTCACTTTTTGAGGCTAGCAACGCCACTGTCTTTCAGAAGCCGCAATGGCTGACGCTGATTTACAAACGTTTGGTCTCTGATTTGCAGGCCAAGCCACTGATCATATCCGTTCGCAAAAGAGACACAGGCCAACTCTGTCTGCTCTTGCCACTGCTGCGCACGTCCTATCTGGGACTGGCATGCATTGAGCCTGCCGATCTCGGTACGGCTGACTATAACGCCATCGTGTATGATCCTGCTTTCGAAGATGAGTTGTTGAGCGATGGCCAGATTAGCAACGTACTGCTCTCTCTGCTGAAACCCTGCCATTTGGTCTTTTTTAGGAAGATGCTGGGGGATAGCAAGATGCTTGCCCATTTGCTGGGTAAGGTGACGGTCGGCGATATGGACTCGTCTGGACATGCCATGCCTATTTGGGCGCCCTATGATGAGTGGCGAACAGAAATCCTCTCCAATAAGCTCAGGACCGGACTGCGTCGCAAACACAGAAAGCTCGTCGCAATCGGAGAGGTTTCTCTCAGGATCTGCAAAGAGGAAGACGACATCAAGGCGGTTATGAAGGCGTTGCAGGATCAACGTCGGGATCGCTATTCTGATGATCTGTTTTTGGAAGACAGTTATTTCGAATTCTACAGTGCAGTTGCGCTGGAGGGCGTCGAAACCGGATTATCCGAGCTTTCAGCGCTCTATGTGGGTGATGACATCATCGGCATCGAACTCGGCTTTATTCATGATCAATGCTATCATTTCATTCTCTCTGGCATGCAGGGAGGAGACTATTACAAAATGTCTCCTGGGCTGCAACTGATTGACTATATTCTCGACCATCGCGTCGCGTTGGGAGACACCCGTATCGACTTCACGATCGGGGATGAAGAATATAAAAGCAGTTTTGGCGCCAAGCCGACAAGATTGCGCTTGATGGCAAGGCCAATGACGCTGCTTGGACGTCTCGCTTTGAAAACCTATATGCAGGGCGGACCGGTCAAGGACTTCGCCAAGCGCCTAGTTGCCATGGCCAGAAAAAAATAG
- a CDS encoding S9 family peptidase, protein MSSQNRSSFTKAAFPSLALRAEKRDHRVTNHGIELSDDYAWLRADNWQEVMQKGREVLDDDIEAYLEAENDYTVKEMADTEELQAKLFEEMKGRIKEDDSSVPAPDGPYAYGTRYVLGGQYPLYVRIPRDGGDETILLDGNKEAEGEDFFRLASLSHSPDHSKLAWAVDTKGSEYFTIRIRDLSTGEETADLIERTTGGVVWSEDSTHLYYTWQDDNHRPSRVFRHKLGTEQSADELLYEESDAGFFVGLGKSQSGNYIFIDCHDHQTSECYLLSAKDNASKPRLIAERETGIEYSVDEGQGLLYILTNADDAEDFKLVTAAPTMSGRIHWKDLVPHQAGRLILSHSIFKEFLVWMERENGLPRIQIRSLRNGAQHAIAFEEEAYALGFHGSLEFDTDTVRFSYSSMTTPSRIYDYNMSSRSRTLRKEQEVPSGHEPEDYVTRRLMAPAHDGELVPVTLLYRKDTALDGSAPCLLYGYGSYGISIPASFSTTALSLVDRGFVYAIAHIRGGKEKGFAWYTNGKRGTKTNTFKDFISAGEFLVAEGYTSEGKIVAEGGSAGGMLMGAVTNMAPNLFSGILAIVPFVDVLNTMLDDTLPLTPPEWPEWGNPIASEEEYKYIAAYSPYDNVTEQAYPAILAVGGLTDPRVTYWEPAKWVAKLREKRTDDNLLLLKINMGSGHAGASGRFDRLKETALEYAFAIKVSGKL, encoded by the coding sequence ATGTCATCACAGAACAGGTCTTCTTTCACCAAAGCCGCTTTCCCTTCTCTCGCACTAAGAGCGGAAAAACGCGATCACCGTGTGACCAATCACGGGATAGAGCTTAGCGACGATTATGCATGGCTGCGCGCCGACAATTGGCAGGAGGTCATGCAAAAGGGGCGTGAGGTTCTTGACGATGATATCGAAGCTTATCTCGAAGCCGAGAATGACTATACGGTCAAGGAAATGGCCGACACCGAAGAACTGCAGGCCAAGCTGTTTGAAGAAATGAAGGGTCGCATCAAGGAAGATGACAGCTCGGTGCCCGCTCCTGATGGCCCCTATGCCTATGGCACGCGCTATGTGCTGGGTGGTCAATATCCGCTCTATGTTCGTATCCCGCGCGATGGGGGAGACGAAACCATTCTGCTGGACGGCAACAAGGAAGCAGAAGGCGAGGATTTCTTCCGCCTTGCATCGCTCTCCCACAGCCCCGACCACAGCAAGCTTGCCTGGGCCGTGGACACCAAGGGGTCTGAATATTTCACCATTCGCATTCGCGATCTCAGCACCGGCGAAGAAACCGCAGATCTGATCGAGCGCACTACTGGCGGCGTTGTCTGGAGCGAAGACAGCACGCATCTCTATTACACCTGGCAGGATGACAACCACCGGCCAAGCCGGGTTTTCCGTCACAAACTGGGCACCGAGCAATCAGCCGATGAACTGCTGTATGAAGAATCCGATGCGGGCTTTTTTGTCGGGTTGGGCAAAAGCCAATCCGGAAATTATATCTTCATCGATTGCCACGATCACCAGACCAGTGAATGCTATTTGCTGAGCGCCAAAGACAATGCGAGCAAGCCCCGCCTCATCGCAGAACGCGAAACGGGCATTGAATATAGCGTCGATGAAGGTCAGGGCCTTCTCTATATCCTGACCAATGCCGACGATGCAGAAGACTTCAAGCTTGTGACTGCAGCCCCGACAATGTCTGGCCGCATCCACTGGAAGGATCTCGTGCCGCATCAGGCCGGGCGGCTTATACTCAGCCATAGCATCTTCAAGGAATTTCTGGTTTGGATGGAGCGGGAGAACGGCCTGCCACGCATCCAGATCCGCAGCCTTCGCAATGGAGCGCAGCATGCCATTGCCTTTGAAGAAGAAGCCTATGCCCTCGGCTTCCACGGTTCCTTAGAGTTTGATACAGATACCGTCCGCTTCTCCTATTCGTCAATGACAACCCCAAGCCGGATTTATGATTACAACATGTCCAGCCGGTCACGCACCTTGCGCAAGGAGCAGGAAGTGCCGTCAGGGCATGAACCGGAGGACTATGTCACCCGCCGTTTGATGGCGCCTGCCCATGATGGAGAACTGGTACCCGTGACCCTGCTCTATCGCAAGGACACGGCACTTGATGGCTCCGCCCCCTGCCTGCTTTATGGCTATGGTTCTTACGGCATCTCGATTCCGGCCAGCTTCTCAACCACGGCTCTGTCGCTGGTGGATCGCGGTTTTGTCTATGCTATCGCCCATATCCGCGGCGGCAAGGAAAAGGGCTTTGCCTGGTACACCAATGGCAAACGCGGAACCAAGACCAACACCTTCAAGGATTTCATTTCTGCCGGAGAATTTTTGGTCGCGGAAGGCTACACCTCGGAAGGCAAGATTGTTGCCGAAGGAGGCTCGGCCGGCGGCATGCTGATGGGCGCAGTTACCAATATGGCGCCCAACCTCTTCTCAGGCATTCTGGCCATCGTGCCCTTTGTTGATGTGCTCAACACCATGCTCGATGACACATTGCCACTGACACCGCCCGAATGGCCGGAATGGGGCAACCCGATTGCCTCCGAAGAAGAATATAAATATATCGCGGCCTACAGCCCATATGACAATGTCACCGAGCAGGCATACCCGGCCATTCTCGCCGTTGGAGGCCTCACCGACCCGCGCGTCACCTATTGGGAACCGGCAAAATGGGTCGCCAAGTTGAGAGAGAAACGCACGGATGACAATCTGCTGCTGCTCAAGATCAATATGGGCAGCGGACATGCCGGGGCGTCCGGGCGGTTTGATCGCCTCAAGGAAACGGCTCTGGAATATGCCTTTGCCATCAAGGTAAGCGGCAAGCTTTAG
- a CDS encoding 5-carboxymethyl-2-hydroxymuconate Delta-isomerase, translating to MPHMVISYAKPLEDKADIKKIVQTVWETAEKSGLFTPAAIKARALPIEHFVTGGSDQLFVHVEAKMFGGRTEEQKKTLTKSMFDAVSGLVEKDVAVSAEAIDMDKATYSKS from the coding sequence ATGCCGCATATGGTTATCTCCTACGCCAAACCTCTCGAAGATAAAGCTGATATCAAAAAGATTGTTCAAACCGTTTGGGAAACGGCCGAAAAATCCGGTCTGTTCACGCCAGCCGCGATCAAGGCGCGGGCATTGCCGATTGAGCATTTTGTCACCGGCGGTTCTGATCAACTGTTTGTGCATGTAGAAGCCAAGATGTTTGGCGGTCGCACCGAAGAGCAAAAGAAGACACTGACCAAAAGCATGTTCGATGCGGTGTCTGGATTGGTCGAGAAGGATGTCGCCGTGAGCGCTGAAGCGATCGATATGGATAAGGCGACCTATTCCAAGTCATAA
- a CDS encoding DUF3592 domain-containing protein → MSKPASCPNASPCILSYFMLAISLGGFVYAGLGWMGLQQAQVPDSWQATPGQILESHVESLTQTKANGTPIEMYQPHVRYRYEVDGTFMIGDQLSIHHPARTLRGVAETEIEDLPQGTDVTVHYNPATPDEAVLRKADTLGPMQALSAGLVIALTSLAIGVISFRRNKQKAS, encoded by the coding sequence ATGAGCAAACCGGCATCCTGCCCCAATGCGTCCCCTTGTATCCTTAGCTATTTCATGCTTGCGATTTCTCTTGGGGGCTTCGTTTATGCAGGGTTGGGTTGGATGGGGCTACAACAAGCCCAAGTTCCGGATAGCTGGCAAGCGACACCCGGCCAGATTCTGGAAAGCCATGTGGAGTCTCTTACGCAGACCAAGGCAAACGGCACTCCAATAGAGATGTACCAACCTCATGTTCGCTATCGTTATGAGGTGGATGGGACATTCATGATTGGTGACCAGTTGAGTATTCATCATCCGGCGCGCACTTTGCGCGGGGTGGCAGAAACCGAAATTGAGGATCTGCCGCAAGGCACCGATGTCACGGTTCATTACAATCCTGCGACACCCGATGAGGCTGTACTAAGGAAAGCTGACACGCTCGGCCCGATGCAGGCCCTTTCGGCGGGACTGGTCATTGCCCTGACAAGCCTCGCAATTGGCGTCATATCCTTCCGCCGTAATAAGCAAAAAGCATCCTGA
- the msrB gene encoding peptide-methionine (R)-S-oxide reductase MsrB has product MTKELKKEEEWKQLLTDEQYHVMRQHGTERPGSSPLNFENRTGEYYCVACGTRLFTSDSKFDAGCGWPSFYESADAEAVTEHSDHSLFMERTEIRCANCGSHLGHVFDDGPMPTGLRYCMNGVALRFEPEDA; this is encoded by the coding sequence ATGACAAAAGAATTAAAGAAAGAAGAAGAGTGGAAGCAATTACTAACCGATGAACAATACCATGTGATGCGACAACATGGCACGGAACGTCCTGGGTCCTCACCGCTCAATTTCGAGAATAGAACGGGCGAATATTACTGTGTTGCTTGCGGAACGCGTCTTTTTACATCGGATTCGAAGTTTGATGCAGGGTGCGGTTGGCCCAGCTTTTATGAATCAGCAGATGCAGAGGCCGTGACAGAGCATTCCGATCACAGTCTTTTTATGGAAAGAACCGAAATTCGCTGTGCAAATTGCGGTTCGCATCTGGGTCATGTCTTTGATGATGGCCCAATGCCGACCGGCCTGCGCTATTGCATGAATGGTGTCGCACTGCGTTTTGAGCCGGAAGACGCATAA